Part of the Rhodospirillaceae bacterium genome is shown below.
GCGAAAGTGAGCGATAAATAGCTTAAATCGCTTGCTGTGAAATTTTTCCCCTCAGGTGACCATAAGGTATTGCCTGATAGCCGCCAACCACTCCAAGATTCTCCAGGAAGGTCATATCCTGTTAGAATGCGCAGAAGCTTATAAGCTTGCTGTGGGCACTTGAACCAGTCAGATTCCTGCCAGTAACAAGATAAGTTGGCAAACAACATGGTTTGCAGCTTCCTTCTTACTAAGCCTCCCGAAAGGATGC
Proteins encoded:
- a CDS encoding phage protein, translating into MLFANLSCYWQESDWFKCPQQAYKLLRILTGYDLPGESWSGWRLSGNTLWSPEGKNFTASDLSYLSLTFAMARQWRIDQQEKRALGVRPKKSNLVPFVLTPREENIFG